In the Campylobacter showae genome, one interval contains:
- a CDS encoding CDP-alcohol phosphatidyltransferase family protein: MSIYELKPKFQNLLRPLVKHLYNAGITANQVTLIACIISILLGALLAKFSDISALFFLLPIWMFLRMALNAIDGMLAREFNQKTPLGGYLNEATDVISDAALYLPFAFVAPFGWGIIAFVIFLAFMSEFLGVLGQVQGSGRRYDGPMGKSDRAFVFGLIGTIYAVFGQLPSWFSWALYAVALLLALTCINRIRMGLKS, translated from the coding sequence ATGAGTATTTACGAGCTAAAACCCAAATTTCAAAACCTGCTTCGTCCGTTAGTAAAGCATCTTTATAATGCCGGTATTACGGCAAATCAAGTTACGCTTATAGCCTGCATTATCTCCATTTTATTAGGTGCGCTACTTGCTAAATTTTCCGATATTTCAGCGTTATTTTTTCTGCTACCTATTTGGATGTTTTTACGCATGGCGTTAAATGCTATTGATGGTATGCTGGCCCGTGAGTTTAATCAAAAAACCCCGCTTGGAGGCTATCTGAATGAAGCTACTGACGTTATTTCTGACGCCGCGCTTTATTTGCCGTTTGCTTTCGTGGCACCATTTGGATGGGGCATTATCGCGTTCGTTATCTTTTTAGCCTTTATGAGCGAGTTCTTAGGCGTTCTAGGGCAGGTGCAGGGTAGCGGTAGGCGTTATGACGGCCCTATGGGCAAGAGCGACCGCGCATTTGTGTTCGGGCTTATAGGCACTATATATGCAGTATTTGGTCAGCTACCCTCATGGTTTAGTTGGGCGCTTTATGCGGTGGCGCTTTTGCTTGCGCTTACCTGCATAAATCGCATCAGAATGGGTTTAAAAAGCTAG
- the hcp gene encoding hydroxylamine reductase — translation MSYNQEMFCHQCQMSAPEGCGAKGQDRGTCGKTSTLALLQDTMVFGLKGLSAYRHHAHELGADTSAVDTVMADTLYFTLTNSNFNFDEHIAQLMAVGSAGVQMMDILSEAHTAKFGVPTPVKVSQNKVEGKAILVSGHNLHALEALLKATEGKGINIYTHSEMLPAHGYPQLRKYPHLKGNVGKAWFDQTKLFNEFKGAILMTTNCIVPLRSSCSYADRLFGYSIAGTDGIKHIQNDDFTPLIECALACGDVSMDSDESLVTGGHYKTILSLAPQILDAIKSGKIRRFFVIAGCDAPGKGREYYRELALSLPKDCVILTSSCGKFRFNDVDFGNVPDTELPRYIDLGQCNDSNGAVKIALALSEATGIAVNDLPVSIVLMWMEQKAVIILLALLSLGVKNINVGPTVPEFFNDEILGFLVQNFGLRLISSDAQADLKYFLGE, via the coding sequence ATGAGTTACAATCAAGAGATGTTCTGTCATCAGTGCCAAATGAGCGCGCCCGAGGGCTGCGGTGCCAAAGGCCAAGATCGCGGCACCTGTGGTAAAACCTCCACGCTGGCGTTACTTCAAGACACTATGGTTTTCGGACTTAAAGGCCTTAGCGCCTACCGCCACCACGCGCACGAACTCGGCGCCGATACTAGCGCGGTCGATACCGTTATGGCGGATACGCTGTATTTCACGCTGACAAACTCAAATTTTAACTTTGACGAGCATATCGCGCAGCTAATGGCCGTCGGAAGCGCGGGCGTGCAGATGATGGATATCTTAAGCGAGGCGCATACCGCAAAATTCGGCGTGCCGACCCCGGTTAAAGTTAGCCAAAACAAAGTCGAGGGCAAAGCGATTTTGGTCAGCGGACACAACCTGCATGCTCTTGAGGCGCTACTAAAAGCGACCGAGGGCAAGGGCATCAATATCTACACCCACTCCGAGATGCTTCCTGCGCACGGCTATCCGCAGCTTCGCAAGTATCCGCACCTAAAGGGCAACGTCGGCAAGGCGTGGTTCGATCAAACTAAGCTTTTCAACGAATTTAAAGGCGCGATTTTGATGACCACGAACTGCATCGTACCGCTTCGCTCGTCCTGTAGCTACGCAGACAGGCTGTTTGGCTACTCTATCGCGGGCACCGACGGCATCAAGCATATCCAAAACGACGATTTTACGCCGCTCATCGAGTGCGCGCTTGCATGCGGCGACGTGAGCATGGACAGCGACGAGAGCTTGGTGACGGGCGGACACTATAAGACGATTTTAAGCCTTGCGCCGCAAATTTTAGACGCGATCAAATCTGGCAAAATCCGCCGCTTTTTCGTCATCGCGGGCTGCGACGCGCCGGGCAAAGGACGCGAGTATTACCGCGAGCTAGCGCTTAGCTTGCCGAAGGACTGCGTGATTTTGACCTCCAGCTGCGGCAAATTCCGCTTCAACGACGTGGATTTCGGAAACGTGCCAGACACCGAGCTTCCGCGCTATATCGACCTTGGTCAGTGCAACGACAGCAACGGCGCGGTCAAGATCGCTCTGGCGCTCAGCGAGGCTACGGGTATCGCGGTAAACGATCTGCCGGTCTCGATCGTGCTGATGTGGATGGAGCAAAAGGCGGTTATCATCCTGCTTGCGCTGCTTAGCCTGGGCGTTAAGAATATCAACGTGGGCCCTACGGTGCCTGAGTTTTTCAACGATGAAATTTTGGGCTTTTTGGTGCAAAATTTCGGCCTTCGCCTAATCAGCAGCGACGCACAGGCGGATTTGAAATACTTCCTGGGCGAATAA